A single genomic interval of Carassius gibelio isolate Cgi1373 ecotype wild population from Czech Republic chromosome A22, carGib1.2-hapl.c, whole genome shotgun sequence harbors:
- the LOC127942425 gene encoding achaete-scute homolog 5, with translation MDTSLQESPCHLSRSSRCCAPSGGYGGNYTHVDRPLPLLLYPSRVDQRVYDRSFCSSASLLSYLPSLHGSFGVYECPFEPAFIQKRNERERQRVRCVNQGYAKLREHLPNGTADKRLSKVETLRAAIRYIRYLQDLVENAGTAEENREVSPFSISESSSEESVGS, from the coding sequence ATGGACACGTCCCTCCAGGAATCTCCTTGTCATTTGTCCAGGAGCAGCAGGTGTTGTGCGCCCTCTGGTGGTTACGGAGGGAATTACACGCATGTGGATCGCCCGTTGCCTCTGTTGTTATACCCGAGCCGCGTTGATCAGCGAGTCTACGATAGATCCTTCTGTAGCAGTGCATCGCTGCTCTCGTACCTACCGTCGTTACACGGGAGCTTCGGCGTCTACGAATGTCCGTTCGAGCCCGCCTTCATCCAGAAACGCAACGAGCGGGAACGCCAGCGCGTGAGATGTGTGAACCAGGGATACGCCAAACTACGCGAGCACCTGCCCAACGGGACGGCCGACAAACGGCTGAGCAAAGTTGAGACGCTGCGCGCGGCCATACGCTACATCAGGTACCTGCAGGATCTGGTGGAGAACGCGGGCACGGCGGAGGAGAACCGAGAAGTGTCACCGTTTTCCATTTCCGAATCGTCTTCTGAGGAGTCTGTTGGGAGTTAA